In a single window of the Tellurirhabdus bombi genome:
- a CDS encoding tetratricopeptide repeat protein, with protein sequence MNKREKIGWICVLTTLLPLWAFAQPAQLITSVRTIDTGKTKPAPEVTTEVAAQQATTAVNAMTLPLFGEVAKTPVHIEWEINFLSSCDQNFSSRDEASQFFAARAWDYLNEGQLDTAAYRFNLAYLLNERNAETYWGLGVVTYQRGQLPESIRLLKKGVEVVDTNATLITDLATVQLKYFQENKDSTLLKEAVNWLHKSAQLNPAYANTFMRLSWASYIQGSYNEAWTYLHKAREIELSAIDLSYLEQLVSKQPDPQNIFK encoded by the coding sequence ATGAATAAGCGAGAAAAGATAGGATGGATCTGTGTGTTGACGACGCTTTTGCCCCTTTGGGCCTTTGCGCAGCCAGCCCAGCTAATCACCTCAGTTCGGACGATTGATACAGGAAAAACAAAGCCTGCTCCGGAGGTTACAACCGAAGTGGCCGCTCAACAAGCGACCACGGCTGTTAATGCAATGACTTTGCCGTTGTTCGGCGAAGTAGCCAAAACGCCTGTCCATATCGAGTGGGAAATCAATTTCCTGAGTAGTTGTGATCAGAACTTCTCCAGCCGAGACGAAGCGAGTCAATTCTTTGCCGCGCGAGCTTGGGATTACCTGAATGAGGGTCAGCTAGATACGGCGGCCTATCGTTTTAACCTTGCTTATTTACTTAACGAACGCAATGCAGAAACCTACTGGGGTTTAGGCGTGGTGACCTACCAGCGTGGCCAGTTGCCAGAGTCAATTCGCTTGTTGAAAAAGGGAGTTGAAGTAGTGGACACGAATGCTACTCTGATTACCGATTTGGCGACTGTGCAGCTAAAATACTTTCAGGAAAATAAAGATTCGACTTTGCTGAAAGAGGCTGTTAACTGGCTTCATAAATCGGCTCAGCTTAATCCAGCGTATGCCAACACGTTTATGCGTTTGTCTTGGGCTAGTTACATTCAGGGCAGTTATAACGAAGCCTGGACGTATTTACACAAAGCACGTGAAATTGAGCTTTCCGCTATTGACCTTAGCTATCTCGAGCAGCTTGTTTCCAAGCAGCCAGATCCACAAAATATCTTTAAATAG
- a CDS encoding CsgG/HfaB family protein, with the protein MILFLKRAVLALVSVTLVFLLEGCASYFNQPTRPQKARLGEETTITAELRKLPLPREKVVAAVYKFRDQTGQYRPSETGANWSTAVTQGATNILLKALEESNWFVPIERENVSNLLNERKIVRSSMAQYKNEAENLPPLLFAGIILEGGIVSYDANTITGGAGLRYFGAGGSAQYRQDRVSVYLRAVATKSGKILKTVYTSKTLFSQTVSAGLFRYVRFKRLMETETGYSTTEPSQMAVTEAIEKAVHAMILEGIRDNLWTVDDKQAKAAQDALTAYDEEKRLMSDTDIYGGRDVIDPSRVTIQPYASVLRYQGDYLTKGVRSGYGLLVESYLTPNFGIQLNAGVGTLASDMKFSQPISTLDANLIYRPQAFRRVTPMVFGGAGVVNFRNGDLWGLSNQRYWKLSGGAGLEYALNNVLGIRASVEYNQPLTDALDGRVFGKYYDYYWKGSVGVSLYVGRSGRRASSQKAKQAAVK; encoded by the coding sequence ATGATTTTATTTTTGAAGAGAGCTGTTCTGGCTCTTGTATCCGTAACTCTTGTGTTCTTGCTGGAGGGTTGTGCTTCTTATTTTAATCAACCAACTCGTCCTCAGAAAGCCCGCCTTGGCGAAGAAACCACCATCACCGCCGAACTCCGTAAGTTGCCGTTACCGCGTGAAAAAGTTGTAGCTGCCGTATACAAGTTTCGTGATCAGACCGGGCAGTACCGCCCTTCTGAAACAGGAGCGAACTGGTCGACCGCCGTCACCCAGGGAGCAACCAACATTCTTCTAAAAGCCCTTGAAGAAAGCAACTGGTTTGTGCCCATCGAACGGGAGAACGTAAGCAACCTGCTTAACGAACGGAAAATTGTCCGTTCCAGCATGGCACAGTATAAGAACGAAGCCGAAAACTTGCCCCCACTTTTGTTTGCCGGAATCATTCTGGAAGGGGGAATTGTGTCTTACGATGCCAATACCATCACGGGGGGCGCTGGTCTGCGCTATTTCGGAGCGGGTGGCTCAGCCCAATACCGCCAGGATCGGGTTTCTGTTTACCTGCGGGCAGTTGCCACCAAGTCTGGGAAAATCCTGAAGACCGTTTATACATCCAAAACGCTTTTTTCCCAGACAGTATCAGCAGGGCTTTTCCGGTACGTGCGCTTTAAGCGATTAATGGAAACAGAAACAGGCTATTCAACAACCGAACCTTCGCAAATGGCTGTTACCGAAGCCATTGAAAAAGCCGTTCACGCCATGATCTTGGAAGGTATCCGGGATAACCTATGGACTGTGGACGACAAGCAGGCTAAAGCGGCTCAGGATGCCCTAACGGCTTATGACGAAGAAAAGCGTCTCATGAGCGATACAGACATCTACGGTGGTCGCGATGTAATCGATCCTTCCCGTGTGACGATTCAGCCTTATGCTTCTGTTTTGCGCTACCAGGGTGATTATCTAACCAAAGGCGTGAGAAGCGGTTACGGCTTGCTGGTAGAAAGCTACCTGACCCCTAATTTTGGAATCCAGCTCAATGCGGGCGTGGGCACACTGGCTAGCGATATGAAGTTTTCGCAACCCATTTCCACGTTAGATGCCAATCTGATTTATCGCCCTCAGGCCTTCCGCCGGGTTACTCCCATGGTTTTTGGAGGCGCCGGTGTGGTCAACTTCCGCAATGGAGATTTGTGGGGGCTTTCTAACCAACGTTATTGGAAGTTAAGCGGTGGAGCAGGTTTGGAATATGCCCTGAATAATGTTCTAGGAATCCGGGCATCGGTAGAATACAACCAGCCACTGACAGATGCCCTGGATGGACGCGTATTTGGTAAATATTACGATTATTACTGGAAGGGTTCTGTAGGGGTATCGCTATACGTAGGTCGGTCAGGACGCAGGGCGTCTAGCCAGAAAGCAAAGCAGGCCGCTGTTAAATAA
- the fbp gene encoding class 1 fructose-bisphosphatase, protein MNQDTASQTLALPVGVTLDRYIIRKQSAFPFATGELSQLLRDIALAGKIINREINRAGLIDVTGAYGANNIQGECQQKLDVIANIRFIRALKNGGEVCAIISEEDEEIIFTGNDNAKYVVAMDPLDGSSNIDVNVSIGTIFSIYRRVSPIGSRATLEDFMQGGRKQVAAGYILYGSSTMLVYTTGHGVSGFTYDHSLGEFFLSHTQLVSPDNGSIYSCNDGNYNQYSVTIRDYLDSCRQRGYTGRYIGSLVGDFHRNLIKGGVYLYPPIPKAPSGKLRLMYECYPLAFIAEQAGGRASDGYRDILDIDPKSLHQRTPIYIGSRQMVEELTANH, encoded by the coding sequence ATGAATCAGGACACTGCCTCTCAAACTCTTGCCCTGCCTGTTGGCGTAACGCTTGATCGTTACATTATCCGCAAGCAAAGTGCCTTTCCGTTCGCTACAGGGGAATTATCGCAATTACTGCGCGATATTGCCTTGGCCGGCAAAATCATCAACCGGGAGATCAACCGCGCCGGCTTGATTGATGTAACAGGTGCCTACGGTGCCAACAACATCCAAGGCGAATGCCAGCAAAAATTGGACGTTATCGCGAACATTCGTTTTATCCGAGCCCTGAAAAATGGCGGTGAAGTCTGCGCGATTATCTCGGAGGAAGATGAAGAAATCATTTTTACGGGCAACGACAATGCCAAGTATGTGGTGGCGATGGACCCCCTTGATGGATCGTCTAACATTGATGTAAACGTTTCCATTGGCACGATCTTTTCCATTTACCGGCGTGTAAGTCCTATTGGTTCCCGCGCTACCCTGGAAGATTTCATGCAGGGTGGTCGCAAGCAGGTAGCGGCGGGCTATATTTTGTATGGTTCCTCTACGATGCTTGTTTATACGACAGGACACGGCGTTAGCGGCTTCACGTATGACCACTCCCTCGGCGAATTTTTTCTCTCCCATACCCAACTTGTCAGCCCCGATAACGGCAGTATTTATTCCTGCAACGACGGCAATTACAACCAATATTCGGTTACCATTCGGGATTACCTGGACAGTTGCCGCCAGCGGGGTTACACGGGACGCTACATTGGATCATTGGTAGGCGATTTTCACCGAAATCTGATCAAAGGCGGCGTTTATTTATACCCTCCTATTCCGAAAGCTCCGTCGGGCAAACTCCGCCTAATGTATGAATGCTATCCGCTGGCTTTTATTGCGGAGCAAGCCGGTGGGCGGGCTTCCGATGGTTACCGCGACATTCTGGATATTGATCCTAAAAGTCTGCACCAGCGTACGCCTATTTACATTGGCTCCCGGCAGATGGTGGAAGAGTTAACGGCTAATCACTGA
- a CDS encoding curli production assembly/transport protein CsgE produces the protein MKPALLFAFLLLFSLSSLEGFAQAQDIGLIDNSPLEGILKEGLLLEEGNEGLILDNTRTKVGRDFYEIFYTKWADNPIGIPTESPGDTTFTNQKKPEIFNENELLITIEELPTPNVGTTLIAISINDQLLWQQFLQARLDVIEALAQNAVETVRQYMASYQEIQAQMGSEDQVGSGIF, from the coding sequence ATGAAGCCAGCTTTACTGTTTGCGTTCCTGCTTCTTTTTAGCCTGAGTTCGCTCGAGGGGTTTGCGCAAGCACAGGATATAGGCTTAATTGATAATTCTCCGCTCGAAGGCATTCTAAAGGAAGGTCTCCTGCTTGAAGAAGGCAATGAAGGGCTTATTCTCGATAACACCCGGACAAAAGTAGGGCGTGATTTCTACGAAATTTTCTATACAAAATGGGCAGACAATCCAATTGGCATCCCCACAGAAAGCCCCGGAGATACCACCTTTACAAATCAGAAAAAGCCCGAAATTTTTAACGAAAATGAGTTACTGATAACCATTGAGGAATTGCCAACGCCCAACGTTGGGACAACACTCATCGCTATTTCCATCAATGATCAACTACTTTGGCAGCAGTTTCTTCAGGCCCGATTAGATGTTATTGAGGCTCTGGCCCAAAACGCCGTAGAAACCGTGCGGCAATACATGGCCAGCTATCAGGAAATTCAGGCGCAGATGGGCAGCGAAGATCAGGTCGGATCGGGTATCTTTTAG
- a CDS encoding fructosamine kinase family protein codes for MRMWWSGNEQMDFFEHILFQALGKPVEVLETRFLSGGDINTAAYVFSSEGAVFVKWNTAEKEGMFETEARGLTLLRQAEALTIPEVIHYGHYQEKAFLILEYINPTPRGTNYWQNLGQSLALLHSHTQPRFGLEFDNYIGSLPQNNALTTNGNRFFIEQRLQAQAGLAFYKGLLPKDLYDKLPRLYDRLSELLPNERPALLHGDLWSGNILVNEQGDPALIDPAVYYGFREMELAFTTLFGGFEPVFYEAYDEAFPLEPGFSERISIYNLYPLLVHVNLFGSGYVSGIERVLSRF; via the coding sequence ATGCGCATGTGGTGGAGTGGCAATGAACAAATGGATTTTTTTGAACACATTTTGTTTCAGGCATTGGGTAAACCTGTCGAAGTGCTTGAGACTCGCTTTTTATCCGGTGGTGACATAAACACGGCGGCTTATGTTTTTTCGTCGGAGGGCGCGGTTTTCGTTAAATGGAATACCGCCGAAAAAGAGGGCATGTTTGAAACCGAAGCTCGTGGGCTCACTCTCCTGCGTCAGGCCGAAGCGCTGACTATTCCTGAAGTAATTCATTATGGCCACTACCAGGAAAAAGCATTTCTTATTCTGGAATACATCAACCCAACACCACGGGGTACGAATTACTGGCAAAACCTGGGACAATCCTTAGCCCTGTTGCACTCGCATACGCAGCCGCGTTTTGGCCTGGAATTCGACAATTACATTGGTTCCTTGCCCCAAAACAACGCTTTAACGACAAATGGCAACCGCTTTTTCATTGAACAGCGCCTTCAGGCCCAGGCCGGACTCGCTTTCTACAAAGGTCTGCTGCCTAAGGACCTCTACGACAAATTGCCGCGTTTATACGACCGCTTATCTGAACTACTTCCTAACGAGCGTCCTGCGCTTCTGCACGGCGATTTATGGTCGGGAAATATTCTGGTAAATGAACAGGGCGACCCGGCGCTGATCGACCCGGCGGTGTATTATGGATTCCGCGAGATGGAGCTTGCGTTCACGACTTTGTTTGGGGGCTTTGAGCCTGTATTTTACGAAGCTTATGACGAAGCTTTTCCGTTGGAGCCCGGTTTTTCGGAGCGCATCTCCATTTATAATTTATATCCGCTGCTGGTGCATGTCAATTTGTTTGGAAGCGGTTATGTGAGTGGAATCGAACGCGTATTGTCGCGATTTTAA
- a CDS encoding DUF2306 domain-containing protein: protein MSVLVKIMLVIHIAAGFTALLVGIIPMIAKKGGRVHNRAGNIFYWCMAVVCLTALYLVFFKPSSLFLLFIAIFSFYMCFTGRRVLRLKKAVNQPTALDHWAAYLALGAALIMFGLGVQNVIKIFTTGSIAVFGLLYFFFAGILFSHARYDIVHFRNPDKRRHGNMEWFFGHITRMVGSYIATITAFATVNTRYLPIENLWVDIAAWTLPGIVGGMLIGRWIAYYKKKFEQKNEKTSSQAKSVLA, encoded by the coding sequence ATGAGCGTGCTTGTGAAAATTATGCTGGTTATCCACATTGCTGCCGGGTTTACAGCTTTGTTGGTCGGGATTATTCCCATGATTGCTAAAAAAGGAGGGCGCGTACACAACCGGGCCGGGAACATATTTTACTGGTGTATGGCTGTTGTTTGCCTAACCGCGTTGTATCTAGTCTTCTTCAAACCGAGCTCTTTATTCCTCCTTTTTATTGCCATCTTTAGCTTTTACATGTGCTTTACTGGCCGGCGCGTACTGCGTTTAAAGAAAGCGGTGAACCAGCCGACTGCTTTGGATCATTGGGCTGCCTATCTGGCTTTAGGAGCCGCTTTGATTATGTTTGGTTTGGGCGTTCAGAACGTGATAAAAATTTTTACTACAGGTTCAATCGCCGTGTTCGGGTTGCTGTATTTTTTCTTCGCCGGTATCCTGTTTTCGCATGCCCGGTATGATATTGTGCATTTCCGAAATCCTGATAAAAGAAGACACGGTAATATGGAATGGTTTTTTGGCCATATCACCCGCATGGTTGGCTCATACATTGCCACTATAACCGCTTTTGCCACGGTTAACACCCGTTATCTTCCCATCGAAAACCTATGGGTTGACATTGCCGCCTGGACCTTACCTGGCATTGTTGGAGGAATGCTAATTGGCCGTTGGATTGCTTATTATAAAAAGAAATTTGAGCAGAAGAACGAAAAGACCTCCAGCCAAGCAAAGTCCGTTTTAGCCTAA
- a CDS encoding curli production assembly/transport component CsgF has translation MKKLLLLSVFMLAAAWSAQAQQLIYRPMNPFFGGSYLNYSTLLSSANAQDTFKDPTSTSGTNSALGRTTDPLANFSSSLQQQILSRISRNLLDSQFGEDGLQEGTFTFGDLQVNISNAAEGVVIRIVDGKGGETNITVPYY, from the coding sequence ATGAAAAAATTACTTTTACTCAGTGTATTTATGTTAGCTGCGGCTTGGTCGGCGCAGGCTCAGCAATTGATATACCGGCCTATGAACCCGTTTTTTGGTGGTAGTTATCTGAACTACTCAACCTTACTCAGCTCGGCCAACGCCCAGGATACCTTCAAAGATCCAACATCCACCTCTGGGACTAACAGTGCTCTTGGCCGGACAACCGATCCTCTAGCAAACTTCTCCAGCAGTTTGCAGCAGCAGATTTTGAGCCGTATCAGCCGTAACCTACTCGACAGCCAATTCGGAGAAGACGGGTTACAGGAAGGCACTTTTACGTTTGGTGACCTTCAGGTAAATATCTCCAATGCCGCTGAAGGGGTTGTTATTCGTATTGTAGACGGAAAAGGAGGGGAAACGAACATTACCGTACCTTACTATTGA
- a CDS encoding DEAD/DEAH box helicase → MEITAFEEFKLNRQLLSAVAEAGYEQPTPIQQKAIPLVMAGHDVLGIAQTGTGKTAAYVLPLLMKIKYAQGNTARALILAPTRELVMQIDAAITELGKYTDIRHVALYGGLGPKTQIETLQKGIDIIVATPGRFNDLYLKGEIPVKQLNTMVLDEADKMMDMGFMPQIRRILEVIPVKRQNLLFSATFPEKVERLSHEFLEFPTRIEVTPQASTADMVNQIVYEVPNLKTKINLLVHLLSDTERFLRVIIFVRSKETAENVFKYLERKIIEEGKIRIIHANKGQNTRINSMEAFREGAVRVLVATDVAARGIDVEEVSHVINFDVPIIYEDYVHRIGRTGRANRTGEAITFVTIAEEYHLKKIEKIIRMTVPRQPIPDEVIQTETPFDESQAMLREVDSQKKKEDPTFKGAFHEKKNPLAAAAKARAGSSAARTGSPAKRGTSGSPRKSAPSKAKTSNARRKR, encoded by the coding sequence ATGGAAATCACAGCATTTGAGGAGTTTAAATTAAATCGGCAGTTGTTGAGTGCGGTAGCGGAAGCCGGTTATGAACAACCAACTCCTATTCAGCAAAAAGCAATTCCGCTGGTGATGGCGGGGCATGATGTATTAGGTATTGCACAGACAGGAACGGGCAAAACAGCCGCTTATGTTTTACCCCTTCTGATGAAAATAAAGTATGCTCAGGGGAATACGGCCCGGGCGCTCATTCTGGCTCCTACGCGGGAGCTGGTGATGCAAATTGACGCTGCCATCACGGAATTAGGCAAATATACGGATATCCGGCACGTGGCTCTTTACGGTGGCCTTGGGCCTAAAACGCAAATAGAAACCCTTCAGAAAGGCATTGACATTATTGTGGCCACACCAGGGCGCTTCAATGATCTTTACCTGAAGGGCGAAATCCCCGTTAAGCAGCTTAATACCATGGTGCTTGATGAGGCCGATAAAATGATGGACATGGGTTTTATGCCTCAGATTCGTAGAATCTTGGAAGTAATTCCAGTAAAGCGGCAAAACCTTCTTTTTTCGGCCACGTTCCCTGAAAAGGTTGAGCGACTTTCCCATGAGTTTTTAGAGTTTCCAACTCGTATTGAAGTAACTCCCCAGGCGTCAACGGCCGACATGGTTAATCAAATCGTGTATGAAGTCCCAAATCTGAAAACCAAAATCAATCTGCTGGTTCACTTATTGTCGGACACGGAGCGATTCTTGCGGGTTATTATATTTGTTCGTTCGAAAGAAACGGCCGAAAACGTTTTCAAATACCTGGAACGTAAGATAATTGAGGAAGGAAAAATTCGGATTATTCACGCCAACAAAGGGCAGAACACGCGTATCAATTCGATGGAAGCCTTCCGGGAGGGCGCCGTCCGGGTGCTAGTTGCAACGGATGTGGCTGCTCGGGGTATTGATGTTGAGGAAGTTAGCCACGTCATCAATTTTGATGTGCCGATTATCTACGAAGATTATGTGCACCGAATTGGCCGCACAGGACGTGCTAATCGGACAGGCGAAGCCATCACCTTTGTAACGATTGCCGAAGAATACCACCTCAAGAAAATAGAAAAAATCATTCGGATGACGGTTCCGCGCCAACCGATTCCAGACGAAGTTATTCAGACTGAAACGCCCTTCGACGAGAGCCAGGCCATGCTTCGGGAGGTGGATAGCCAGAAAAAGAAAGAAGATCCGACGTTCAAAGGTGCTTTTCACGAAAAGAAAAATCCGCTCGCTGCCGCTGCTAAAGCGCGCGCAGGGAGTTCCGCAGCACGCACGGGTAGTCCAGCGAAGCGGGGCACTTCTGGTTCTCCCAGAAAATCAGCTCCGTCCAAGGCAAAAACCAGCAATGCGCGCCGGAAACGTTAG
- a CDS encoding carboxypeptidase regulatory-like domain-containing protein, whose product MKSFYYLFLLTAFLGGLWGCNEDFSVEPVNYGSVMGRVLYNTTRTPAANAIVRLSPTGRTVETDSSGNFRFDSVTAGKYTLQTTLEGFSAEFMSVEADPTRVAVATIYLTPDSRQNRPPTAPTLIKPETGADSLPTTVTLKWSATDPTRDSLSYDVQLFRAGSTTPMLSLTGVRADSVVVRDLQYNTTYYWQVFVNDGVNPAVKGETWTFQTRAFPDFQYVYVRRVANRLQLFTSNTTGEQIQLTREGNNWRPIVSPNRQQIAFISNMEGENHIYIMNQDGSNMRRVTTIPIMSVSPATDLSFSWSPDGTQLLYPNNDRLILVNVFSSGSRTYLTAPGGRFFAGCDWTEQGNRVAARTTTTSVYDNEIVVYSPQGSEFNAQTVFNRKPGRTSNPSFRVNGRQLVVSHDTTGFDNGAGRQLGARLYLIDIQSNTQTKIDAKTPNGTNELDPRFSPNGARIYFTNIDNAETGVRKIVAVDVDGANRTELIINGEMPAWR is encoded by the coding sequence ATGAAGTCGTTTTACTATTTATTCCTATTGACAGCCTTTCTTGGTGGATTGTGGGGATGTAACGAGGATTTTTCGGTTGAACCAGTAAACTACGGTTCTGTCATGGGACGGGTGCTTTACAACACAACACGAACGCCTGCCGCTAATGCTATTGTACGGTTAAGCCCAACTGGCCGCACGGTTGAAACAGATTCGTCGGGTAACTTTCGGTTCGATTCAGTAACTGCCGGTAAATATACTCTTCAGACTACCCTGGAAGGGTTTTCTGCGGAGTTCATGAGCGTCGAAGCCGATCCTACCCGGGTGGCTGTTGCAACCATTTACCTGACGCCGGATAGCCGGCAAAATCGTCCGCCAACGGCACCGACCTTAATCAAGCCGGAAACAGGAGCGGATAGCCTCCCCACAACAGTAACTCTGAAATGGTCGGCAACAGATCCAACCAGAGATTCACTTTCGTACGATGTTCAGTTATTCCGGGCAGGCAGCACAACGCCCATGCTATCGCTAACAGGCGTTCGAGCCGATTCAGTGGTGGTGCGCGATTTGCAGTACAATACAACCTATTACTGGCAGGTTTTTGTTAACGATGGCGTTAACCCAGCCGTAAAAGGTGAAACCTGGACCTTCCAGACTCGGGCGTTCCCTGACTTCCAATATGTTTATGTGCGTCGGGTGGCCAATCGTTTGCAGTTATTCACGTCCAATACCACGGGTGAGCAAATTCAGTTAACCCGCGAGGGCAATAACTGGCGTCCAATTGTTAGCCCAAATCGGCAGCAAATTGCGTTCATCTCGAACATGGAAGGAGAAAACCACATCTACATCATGAACCAGGATGGTAGCAACATGCGTCGCGTAACAACCATTCCGATCATGAGCGTTTCGCCAGCCACAGATTTATCGTTTAGCTGGTCGCCAGATGGTACTCAGTTGCTGTATCCCAACAATGATCGCTTGATTCTGGTCAACGTGTTCAGCTCGGGATCACGCACTTACTTAACTGCGCCGGGTGGTCGCTTCTTTGCCGGCTGCGACTGGACAGAACAGGGTAACCGCGTGGCTGCCCGCACGACAACAACCAGCGTTTACGACAACGAAATCGTTGTTTATTCGCCACAGGGATCTGAATTTAACGCCCAGACGGTCTTCAATCGCAAACCAGGCCGCACCAGCAACCCATCTTTCCGGGTTAATGGACGCCAGCTCGTTGTTTCCCACGACACAACTGGTTTTGATAACGGTGCTGGCCGGCAATTAGGCGCTCGGTTATACTTGATCGATATACAGTCTAACACCCAGACTAAGATAGACGCGAAAACGCCAAACGGAACCAACGAGCTAGACCCACGCTTCTCACCAAACGGTGCCCGTATTTACTTTACTAACATTGACAATGCTGAAACGGGCGTTCGTAAAATCGTTGCCGTTGATGTTGATGGAGCGAACCGGACCGAACTAATTATCAATGGGGAGATGCCCGCTTGGAGGTGA
- a CDS encoding beta strand repeat-containing protein — protein sequence MKKIILTGTFFLALASAYAQTNTVTLSQSGVNNTATPTQTGQNQVAEITQFGAGLGNTATTNQTGLLPNLIQIGQVGSGGAATVNQSGGGSNFAQVGQNVASLGAASEAIITQVGSENQAVVLGLNSLGAGNTATVDQAGNGNIGAVLQTDQLTSGSTATVNQDGNGNVGGVAQFGSVNSTATVNQTSTSSTYTPATVASALGILNQTIGSIDPSDLGASLTSIVTGVAALNSVPGIGNIGGILQDVADNSNATLNQNGERNTGVIIQSNSDNATATVNQTGQFHIGGIAQYQTTDVTATLTQTGTGQIGVIAQAVSENSQATVTQSGSENIGGVIQLFDNGSQAFLTQTGDNNIGVIGQGALNSSATLTQNGTGNIGAIGQYGGTNVAVVNQTSDLGNLAVVEQVGSGTLTNSATITQTGFGNVVEGLDSSPETLLGDALGIQIGISSAKQIGEGNTMVTQQSGSLNTIQIEQVGSGNSATATQSNLPN from the coding sequence ATGAAAAAAATAATTTTAACTGGTACCTTTTTTCTGGCTTTAGCATCTGCTTACGCCCAAACCAATACAGTTACTCTTAGTCAATCAGGAGTAAACAATACAGCTACTCCAACGCAAACAGGACAAAACCAAGTAGCTGAAATCACTCAATTTGGTGCAGGTCTTGGAAATACCGCCACTACTAATCAAACAGGTCTACTTCCTAACCTCATTCAAATTGGTCAAGTAGGTTCTGGTGGTGCAGCTACCGTAAATCAAAGCGGTGGAGGCTCTAACTTTGCGCAAGTTGGCCAAAATGTAGCTTCGCTTGGGGCTGCAAGTGAAGCAATTATCACTCAGGTAGGTTCTGAAAACCAAGCTGTGGTTTTAGGATTAAATAGCCTGGGTGCTGGTAACACAGCGACAGTTGATCAAGCTGGAAATGGTAACATTGGTGCTGTTCTTCAAACCGATCAATTGACAAGCGGATCAACAGCAACCGTTAATCAGGATGGGAACGGTAATGTTGGTGGCGTTGCCCAATTCGGTTCTGTTAACAGCACAGCTACTGTCAACCAAACGAGCACAAGCAGCACTTACACACCGGCAACTGTTGCAAGTGCTTTAGGCATCCTTAACCAGACAATCGGCAGCATTGATCCTTCAGATTTAGGTGCATCTTTGACATCTATTGTTACGGGCGTAGCCGCTCTTAACAGTGTTCCTGGTATTGGAAACATCGGTGGTATCCTTCAGGATGTAGCTGACAATAGCAATGCTACATTAAATCAGAATGGTGAAAGAAACACAGGTGTTATCATCCAGTCTAATTCTGATAACGCAACGGCAACAGTTAATCAAACGGGTCAATTCCACATCGGCGGTATTGCACAATACCAGACTACAGATGTAACTGCTACGCTAACTCAAACAGGAACTGGCCAGATTGGCGTTATTGCCCAAGCTGTTTCTGAAAATAGCCAGGCAACGGTTACTCAAAGCGGTAGCGAAAACATTGGTGGTGTTATTCAACTGTTTGATAATGGAAGCCAAGCTTTCCTAACTCAGACTGGAGACAACAACATTGGTGTTATTGGCCAAGGAGCGCTTAATAGCTCTGCTACTCTAACGCAGAACGGTACTGGAAACATTGGTGCTATTGGTCAATACGGCGGAACAAACGTCGCTGTTGTAAACCAAACATCTGATCTTGGAAACCTAGCGGTTGTTGAACAAGTTGGTTCAGGAACTCTTACTAACTCCGCTACCATTACGCAAACTGGATTTGGTAACGTTGTTGAAGGCTTAGATAGTTCACCAGAAACATTGCTTGGCGACGCATTGGGCATCCAAATCGGTATTTCTTCTGCAAAACAGATAGGCGAAGGTAATACTATGGTTACTCAGCAGTCAGGCTCGTTGAATACAATTCAGATTGAGCAGGTAGGTTCTGGCAACTCAGCTACTGCTACTCAGTCAAACTTGCCTAACTAA